Proteins encoded by one window of Deinococcus radiodurans R1 = ATCC 13939 = DSM 20539:
- a CDS encoding helix-hairpin-helix domain-containing protein: MTAPPALQDVYGVPIPPGRPLAQGRHADLLTLGEVRGQVAKVYLAPPPPAQAQKVEELVKVPPHPDVARRLVWPLAALYGPNRQLAGLLLPLLPPQQFQGVRALLRADTRRRSFPEADWPFAVRVGRELALAFAELHAAGHHMGDVRPEHALVSDAGEVRLVGADDYALHLAGRDFAGPVASAEYLPPERQRVGSATGAGADAESDAFGLAVLLFELLLGRHPYAGIQARGAAPGPGEAIAAGLFVDAPQAGPGRRTAPGEWPFAALPPAVQALFVQAFAVPVVPRPSPETWAAALGALAAELVPCARRAGHWQVPGLPCPSCAAEREGPAPSSGEDVTARVQRLWNDVQRVVAPPPSPPVAPVIEAPPLPPLPLALPDKPRGLNHRQQLQLLTWTLRVAVLAALMLGVGLVQRSVLAGLVVPALIVFALTLGRRFAVDWDGLIDRYERWEHDLVRGLLPRRGPQQRYRRAVRRRRAEVKTELAARVAQREELRERYHVENAAALHLREQQALEQRRAHLLSLSAGGSLEALLGRWRERSRQDYLRQQQLSSSGVPGVGPRELGLAVAQGIRTALDVTAERVRALPAPLGRELLAWRRGLEDFFQFDPGAVPRAELNAVQQRGQQHLGDEIETFERAVHAYTNARWDRHEAEISRQLGVVEREIEQYKKALSELRAIKV; the protein is encoded by the coding sequence ATGACTGCTCCTCCCGCCTTGCAAGACGTGTATGGCGTGCCCATTCCACCCGGCAGGCCGCTGGCCCAGGGCCGGCACGCCGACCTGCTGACCCTCGGCGAGGTGCGCGGGCAGGTAGCGAAGGTCTACCTGGCGCCGCCGCCGCCCGCCCAGGCCCAGAAGGTCGAGGAACTGGTCAAGGTGCCGCCCCACCCGGACGTGGCCCGGCGCCTGGTGTGGCCGCTGGCCGCGCTCTACGGCCCCAACCGGCAACTCGCGGGGCTGCTCTTGCCCCTGCTGCCGCCCCAGCAGTTTCAGGGGGTGCGGGCGCTGCTGCGGGCCGACACGCGCCGCCGCAGTTTTCCGGAGGCCGACTGGCCCTTCGCCGTGCGGGTCGGGCGCGAACTGGCGCTCGCCTTTGCCGAACTGCACGCCGCCGGGCACCACATGGGCGACGTGCGGCCCGAGCACGCGCTGGTGTCCGACGCGGGCGAGGTGCGGCTGGTTGGGGCCGACGACTACGCGCTGCACCTCGCTGGGCGCGACTTTGCCGGGCCGGTGGCGAGCGCGGAATATCTGCCCCCCGAGCGTCAGCGCGTTGGGAGCGCCACTGGCGCTGGGGCCGACGCCGAGAGCGACGCCTTCGGGCTGGCCGTCCTGCTGTTCGAGCTGCTGCTGGGCCGCCACCCCTACGCCGGGATTCAGGCACGCGGGGCGGCGCCGGGGCCGGGCGAGGCGATTGCCGCCGGGCTCTTTGTGGACGCGCCGCAGGCCGGGCCAGGGCGGCGGACCGCGCCGGGCGAGTGGCCCTTCGCGGCGTTGCCCCCGGCGGTGCAGGCGCTGTTCGTGCAGGCGTTCGCGGTGCCGGTGGTCCCCCGCCCATCTCCCGAAACCTGGGCAGCGGCGCTCGGCGCTCTGGCCGCCGAACTGGTGCCCTGTGCCCGCCGCGCCGGTCACTGGCAGGTGCCGGGGCTCCCTTGCCCGAGTTGCGCCGCCGAGCGCGAGGGGCCGGCGCCCAGCAGCGGGGAAGACGTAACGGCGCGGGTGCAGCGGCTGTGGAACGACGTGCAGCGAGTGGTCGCGCCGCCGCCGTCGCCCCCGGTGGCCCCGGTCATCGAGGCGCCGCCGCTGCCCCCGCTGCCGCTGGCGCTGCCCGACAAACCACGGGGTTTAAACCACCGCCAGCAGTTGCAACTCCTGACCTGGACGCTGCGGGTCGCCGTCCTCGCCGCGCTGATGCTGGGGGTCGGGCTGGTGCAGCGCTCGGTGCTGGCGGGGCTGGTGGTGCCCGCACTGATCGTCTTTGCCCTCACGCTGGGGCGGCGCTTTGCGGTGGACTGGGACGGCCTGATCGACCGTTACGAGCGCTGGGAACACGACCTCGTGCGGGGGCTGTTGCCGCGCCGGGGGCCGCAGCAGCGCTACCGCCGGGCGGTGCGGCGGCGCCGGGCCGAGGTGAAGACCGAGCTCGCCGCCCGCGTCGCCCAGCGCGAGGAACTGCGTGAGCGCTACCACGTCGAGAACGCCGCCGCCCTGCACCTGCGCGAGCAGCAGGCGTTGGAGCAGCGCCGGGCGCACCTGCTGAGCCTCAGCGCGGGCGGGAGCCTGGAGGCGCTACTGGGCCGCTGGCGCGAACGCTCCCGGCAAGACTATTTGCGCCAGCAGCAGCTCAGCAGCAGCGGCGTGCCGGGCGTCGGCCCCCGCGAACTCGGGCTGGCGGTGGCGCAGGGCATTCGCACCGCGTTGGACGTGACCGCCGAGCGGGTCCGCGCTCTGCCTGCCCCGCTGGGCCGCGAGTTGCTGGCGTGGCGGCGCGGCCTGGAAGACTTTTTTCAGTTCGACCCCGGCGCAGTGCCCCGCGCCGAGCTCAACGCCGTACAGCAGCGCGGGCAGCAGCACCTCGGCGACGAAATCGAGACCTTCGAGCGGGCCGTTCATGCCTACACCAATGCTCGCTGGGACCGCCACGAGGCCGAAATTTCCCGGCAACTTGGCGTCGTCGAGCGCGAAATCGAGCAGTACAAAAAGGCGCTGAGCGAACTGCGGGCCATCAAGGTCTGA
- the cmk gene encoding (d)CMP kinase: protein MIVTIDGVAASGKSSVSSGVARALGIPYVSSGLLYRAATLLGLEAALDLSDAPRLLAHLRALPLRLEPLAEGNRVWSGERDLTPGLHQSAVDAGVSTVAAHPELRAWVDEQLRQLPPPFVAEGRDMGTNVFPDAPAKFYLTASPRIRAERRSAERPEDVDAIEAALIARDRKDAAQSAPAPDARVIDTGPLGLEEVIGEILGEIGQ, encoded by the coding sequence GTGATCGTGACCATCGACGGCGTGGCGGCCAGCGGCAAATCGAGCGTGTCGAGCGGCGTGGCTCGGGCACTGGGGATTCCTTATGTCAGCAGCGGCCTGCTCTACCGCGCGGCCACCCTGCTGGGGCTGGAAGCGGCCCTCGACCTCAGCGACGCGCCCCGGCTGCTCGCGCACCTGCGCGCGCTTCCGCTGCGGCTCGAACCGCTGGCAGAAGGCAACCGGGTGTGGTCGGGCGAGCGTGACCTGACGCCGGGGCTGCACCAGAGCGCCGTGGACGCGGGCGTGAGCACCGTCGCCGCGCACCCCGAGCTGCGCGCCTGGGTGGACGAGCAGCTCCGGCAGTTGCCCCCGCCCTTCGTCGCCGAGGGCCGCGACATGGGCACCAACGTGTTTCCGGACGCGCCGGCCAAGTTCTACCTGACCGCCAGCCCGCGCATCCGCGCCGAGCGCCGCAGTGCCGAGCGGCCCGAGGACGTGGACGCGATCGAAGCCGCCCTCATCGCCAGGGACAGGAAGGACGCCGCCCAGAGTGCCCCCGCGCCCGACGCCCGCGTGATCGACACCGGACCGCTGGGATTGGAAGAGGTGATTGGGGAGATTTTGGGGGAGATCGGACAATAG
- a CDS encoding amidohydrolase: MLTLILAQVTTLDPARPQAEAVLAGGGRVLAVGTREELSALAPRAEVLDHRDLHLTPGLCDAHTHLVMYGASLSQLDVQGVRSVDEVRARLRERAAQTPAGEWIVGGGFLLSELGLSGYPTAADLDAVSPDHPVLLHSRDHHMIWVNSRALAAAGIHDQTPDPEGGHIVHPLGCLQENAQALVSERVPAPSESEWLAHARAGAQDLAARGYVSTHTMAFEDAAAPLALQTLAARGELPLRVWACLPHERLSAARSLGLSRVPGGLFQWGGVKFFADGALGSRTAWLHAPGFADGSGTGIALDSPDLILERGREALRLGLTPVTHAIGDRANTEVLDVYEQLRPEAEARGIRLRVEHAQHLRPEDLPRFRGLTASVQPVHLPADAAMIRELLPQREQTSYAFRSLKDAGAILAFGSDAPVAPPSVQGNFAAAVSRLGDDGLPLAPAEALTPDDVLWAYTRGPALAAGWDDEGWVKPGARAAFTLWNTIGGEARSLVL; encoded by the coding sequence ATGCTCACCCTCATCCTGGCCCAAGTCACCACCCTCGACCCGGCGCGGCCCCAGGCGGAGGCGGTGCTGGCGGGCGGCGGGCGGGTGCTGGCGGTGGGCACACGCGAAGAGCTGTCGGCCCTCGCGCCGCGCGCCGAGGTGCTCGACCACCGCGACCTGCACCTCACGCCCGGCCTGTGCGACGCGCACACCCACCTCGTGATGTATGGGGCGTCGCTCTCGCAGCTCGATGTGCAGGGCGTCCGCAGCGTGGACGAGGTGCGCGCCCGGCTACGCGAACGGGCAGCGCAGACCCCGGCAGGCGAGTGGATTGTGGGCGGCGGCTTTCTGCTGTCCGAGCTGGGCCTGAGCGGCTACCCCACCGCCGCCGACCTCGACGCCGTGAGCCCCGACCACCCGGTGCTGCTGCACTCGCGCGACCACCACATGATCTGGGTCAACAGCCGCGCGCTGGCCGCCGCCGGGATTCACGACCAGACGCCTGACCCGGAAGGCGGCCACATCGTTCACCCGCTCGGCTGCTTGCAGGAAAACGCGCAGGCGCTGGTGTCGGAGCGGGTGCCGGCCCCCAGCGAAAGCGAGTGGCTGGCGCACGCCCGCGCCGGGGCGCAGGACCTCGCCGCGCGGGGGTATGTCAGCACCCATACCATGGCCTTCGAGGACGCCGCCGCGCCGCTCGCCCTGCAAACCCTGGCGGCGCGGGGCGAGTTGCCGCTGCGGGTCTGGGCCTGCTTGCCGCACGAACGCCTCAGCGCGGCCCGCTCGCTGGGCCTGAGCCGCGTTCCCGGTGGACTCTTTCAATGGGGCGGGGTCAAATTCTTTGCCGACGGTGCGCTTGGCAGCCGCACCGCCTGGCTCCACGCGCCGGGTTTTGCCGACGGCTCGGGCACCGGCATCGCCCTCGACTCGCCCGACCTCATCCTGGAACGGGGCCGCGAGGCGCTGCGCCTGGGCCTGACGCCGGTCACGCACGCCATCGGGGACCGGGCGAACACCGAGGTGCTCGACGTCTACGAGCAGTTGCGTCCCGAGGCCGAGGCGCGCGGCATCCGGCTGCGGGTCGAGCACGCCCAGCACCTGCGCCCCGAGGACCTGCCGCGTTTCCGGGGCCTGACCGCCAGCGTGCAGCCCGTGCACTTGCCCGCCGACGCCGCCATGATTCGGGAGCTGCTGCCCCAGCGCGAGCAGACGAGTTACGCCTTCCGCTCGCTGAAAGACGCCGGGGCCATCCTCGCCTTCGGCAGCGACGCGCCGGTGGCGCCGCCGAGCGTGCAGGGCAACTTCGCCGCCGCCGTCTCCCGCCTGGGCGACGACGGCCTGCCCCTCGCCCCCGCCGAGGCCCTGACCCCTGACGACGTGCTGTGGGCCTACACCCGTGGCCCCGCGCTCGCCGCTGGCTGGGACGACGAGGGCTGGGTCAAGCCCGGCGCGCGGGCGGCATTTACCCTCTGGAACACCATCGGCGGAGAGGCGCGCTCGCTGGTGCTGTAA
- a CDS encoding YebC/PmpR family DNA-binding transcriptional regulator, whose protein sequence is MAGHSKWAQIKRKKGANDKKRSAMYSKHIRAIQAAVRSGGSGDPAGNLSLKNAIAAAKTDTVPADNIENAIKRAVGAGEGAAEYKEQTYEGYGPGGTAIFIETLTDNVNRTVADIRAVFNKRGGSMGNSGSVAWQFEKKGIILLRDASEAAQEVAIENGAEDIQESDEGLEISTAPNDLYAVQDALSAAGYAVESGQITMLPTNTVAVAGDDARKLLTLVEYLEELDDVQNVYTNADLPEDEED, encoded by the coding sequence ATGGCCGGTCATAGCAAGTGGGCGCAGATCAAGCGCAAGAAGGGTGCCAACGACAAGAAACGCAGCGCGATGTATTCCAAGCACATCCGCGCCATTCAGGCCGCCGTCCGCTCGGGCGGCAGCGGTGACCCGGCGGGCAACCTCAGCCTGAAAAACGCGATTGCGGCGGCCAAGACCGACACGGTGCCCGCCGACAACATCGAAAACGCCATCAAGCGTGCGGTGGGCGCGGGCGAAGGCGCCGCCGAGTACAAGGAGCAGACCTACGAGGGCTACGGCCCCGGCGGCACCGCCATTTTCATCGAGACGCTGACCGACAACGTCAACCGCACCGTGGCCGACATCCGCGCCGTGTTCAACAAGCGCGGCGGCAGCATGGGCAACTCTGGCTCGGTGGCGTGGCAGTTCGAGAAAAAGGGCATCATCCTGCTTCGCGATGCCTCCGAGGCCGCGCAGGAAGTCGCCATCGAAAACGGCGCCGAGGACATTCAGGAATCCGACGAGGGCCTGGAAATCAGCACCGCGCCGAACGACCTCTACGCCGTGCAGGACGCCCTGAGCGCCGCCGGCTACGCCGTGGAAAGCGGCCAGATCACCATGCTGCCGACCAACACGGTGGCGGTGGCTGGCGACGACGCCCGCAAACTGCTGACGCTGGTGGAATACCTCGAAGAACTCGACGACGTGCAGAACGTGTACACCAACGCCGATCTGCCCGAGGACGAAGAGGACTGA
- a CDS encoding nitronate monooxygenase: MTDKAQTSPARLPRIIQGGMGVAVSDWRLAQAVSRTGELGVVSGTGIDNVLVRRLQDGDPQGHVRRALAEYPNPAKAQEFIAKYFLEGGRAEGQPYARVPLPSHRNHQLAWELSIAGAFVEVWLAREGHSNPVGLNLLTKLELMTLPSLYGAMLAGVDTVIMGAGIPREVPAALDNFAAGRPGTFKLSVKGDPQGDTPGVTLDPAAYGFDGVTTGRPKFYPIVTSHVLAGAMLRKKTGGIEGFIVEGPTAGGHNAPPRGNYALDDLGQPVYGERDVCDLGEMRKFGVPFWLAGGYGKRGGLQDALAEGAAGIQVGTLFAYAQEAGIRDELQRRVLGEVQQGDLKVYTDPLASPTGFPFKVVQLPETLSNPEVYARRMRICDIGYLREAYWDMAPGKEGKVGWRCAAEPVDQYVAKGGKVEDTVGRKCLCNALMSDAGLPQIQKNGDVEKSLLTSGDGLTELGSWKPGYTAADAIEFLRG, from the coding sequence ATGACTGACAAGGCACAGACTTCTCCGGCGCGCCTGCCCCGCATCATTCAGGGGGGCATGGGCGTGGCCGTTTCCGACTGGCGGCTGGCGCAGGCGGTGTCGCGCACCGGCGAACTCGGCGTGGTGTCGGGCACCGGCATCGACAACGTGCTGGTGCGGCGCCTTCAAGACGGCGACCCGCAGGGCCACGTCCGCCGGGCGCTCGCCGAGTACCCCAACCCGGCCAAAGCGCAGGAATTCATCGCCAAGTATTTCCTCGAGGGAGGGCGTGCCGAGGGGCAACCCTACGCCCGCGTGCCGCTGCCCAGCCACCGCAACCACCAGCTCGCCTGGGAACTGTCTATCGCCGGGGCCTTTGTCGAGGTCTGGCTCGCCCGCGAGGGGCACAGCAATCCGGTGGGGCTCAACCTGCTCACCAAGCTCGAACTGATGACCCTGCCCTCGCTCTACGGCGCCATGCTCGCCGGGGTGGACACGGTCATCATGGGCGCGGGCATTCCGCGTGAAGTGCCCGCCGCGCTCGACAACTTCGCGGCGGGGCGGCCCGGCACCTTCAAACTCAGCGTGAAGGGCGACCCACAGGGCGACACGCCGGGCGTGACCCTCGACCCCGCCGCTTACGGCTTTGACGGAGTGACCACTGGGCGCCCGAAGTTCTACCCCATCGTGACCTCGCACGTGCTCGCCGGGGCGATGCTGCGCAAAAAGACCGGCGGCATCGAAGGCTTTATCGTCGAAGGCCCCACGGCGGGCGGCCACAACGCGCCCCCGCGCGGCAACTACGCGCTCGACGACCTCGGCCAGCCGGTCTACGGCGAGCGTGACGTGTGCGACCTCGGCGAAATGCGCAAATTCGGCGTCCCCTTCTGGCTGGCGGGCGGCTACGGCAAGCGCGGCGGCCTGCAAGACGCGCTCGCGGAGGGCGCTGCCGGCATTCAGGTCGGCACGCTGTTCGCCTACGCCCAGGAAGCGGGCATCCGCGACGAGTTGCAGCGGCGGGTGCTCGGCGAGGTGCAGCAGGGCGACCTCAAGGTCTACACCGACCCGCTCGCTTCGCCCACCGGCTTTCCCTTCAAGGTGGTGCAGCTCCCCGAAACACTTTCCAACCCTGAGGTCTACGCCCGCCGGATGCGGATTTGCGACATCGGCTACCTGCGCGAAGCCTACTGGGACATGGCCCCCGGCAAGGAAGGCAAAGTGGGCTGGCGCTGCGCCGCCGAGCCGGTGGACCAGTACGTCGCCAAGGGCGGCAAGGTCGAGGACACCGTGGGCCGCAAGTGCCTGTGCAACGCCCTGATGTCCGACGCGGGGCTGCCACAGATTCAGAAAAACGGCGACGTGGAAAAGTCCCTGCTCACCAGCGGCGACGGCCTGACCGAACTCGGCAGCTGGAAGCCGGGGTATACGGCGGCGGACGCTATCGAGTTTTTGCGCGGCTGA
- a CDS encoding metal-dependent transcriptional regulator yields MTRTLSPSAEDYLKHLYGLGQSGKVSTQALAAALGVAPASVTGMLRKLTEQGLVSHAPYQGARLTAEGERVALEVLRHHRLLELFLHRALGVPLDEVHDEAEALEHALSERLEARIAAWLGDPTHDPHGDPIPTLEGELPARAERRLSQLAPGDHAVIARVPDGDAEQLRTLVGARLTPGARLQIRSVDSALGTLTVQVGPSGKGGQALTLALGVAAQVQVLAGELDAAGTV; encoded by the coding sequence ATGACCCGCACCCTCTCCCCCTCCGCCGAGGATTACCTCAAGCACCTGTACGGGCTGGGGCAGTCGGGTAAGGTGAGCACCCAGGCGCTCGCCGCCGCGCTCGGGGTGGCGCCCGCCAGCGTGACCGGAATGCTGCGCAAGCTGACCGAGCAGGGGCTGGTGTCGCACGCGCCGTACCAGGGCGCCCGGCTGACTGCCGAGGGCGAACGGGTGGCCCTCGAGGTGCTGCGGCACCACCGTCTGCTCGAACTGTTTCTCCACCGGGCTCTGGGCGTGCCGCTCGACGAGGTGCACGACGAGGCCGAGGCGCTCGAGCACGCGCTGTCCGAGCGGCTCGAAGCCCGCATCGCCGCGTGGCTCGGCGACCCCACCCATGACCCGCACGGCGACCCGATTCCGACGCTGGAGGGCGAGCTCCCGGCCCGCGCCGAGCGGCGGCTCTCGCAACTCGCCCCCGGCGACCACGCCGTGATTGCCCGCGTGCCCGACGGCGACGCCGAGCAACTTCGTACCCTCGTCGGCGCGCGCCTGACCCCCGGCGCCCGCCTCCAGATTCGCAGCGTGGACAGCGCCCTGGGCACCCTGACGGTGCAGGTCGGCCCGTCCGGTAAAGGCGGGCAGGCGCTCACGCTGGCGCTGGGGGTGGCCGCGCAGGTGCAGGTGCTGGCGGGCGAGCTGGACGCGGCGGGGACGGTGTAG
- a CDS encoding peptidylprolyl isomerase codes for MKKLTLPAALLLGLLTLSACQSKTETTTTETKTEAADPKTDTTTKTETTTTEVTAPGAVPAGYTEVKALSDKPVREFKSEPAMSLQDGQDYYALLDTNRGQVLIDLYEQETPVTVNNFVTLARNHFYDGLRFHRVIDGFMAQTGDPKSADDAQKDAWGSGGPGYQFPDEVRSKLTFDTGGQLAMANSGPNTNGSQFFVTFGPAAFLDGHYSLFGKVVTGDDVLAKLTRTAETSGGQETPIAGAVPDKLLSVRILTKNK; via the coding sequence GTGAAGAAGCTCACCCTCCCTGCGGCCCTGCTGCTCGGTCTGCTGACCCTGAGCGCCTGCCAGTCCAAGACCGAAACCACGACCACCGAGACGAAAACCGAAGCGGCGGACCCCAAGACCGACACGACCACGAAAACCGAGACCACGACCACCGAGGTCACGGCCCCCGGCGCGGTGCCGGCGGGGTACACCGAAGTGAAGGCCCTGTCCGACAAGCCGGTGCGCGAGTTCAAGTCCGAGCCCGCCATGAGCCTGCAAGACGGCCAGGACTACTACGCGCTGCTCGACACCAACCGGGGCCAGGTCCTCATCGACCTCTACGAGCAGGAAACGCCCGTCACCGTCAACAACTTCGTGACGCTGGCCCGCAACCACTTTTACGACGGGCTGCGCTTTCACCGCGTGATCGACGGCTTCATGGCCCAGACCGGCGACCCCAAGAGCGCCGACGACGCCCAGAAGGACGCCTGGGGTTCGGGCGGCCCCGGCTACCAGTTTCCCGACGAGGTCCGCTCCAAGCTGACGTTCGACACCGGCGGCCAACTGGCGATGGCGAACAGCGGCCCCAACACCAACGGCTCGCAGTTTTTCGTCACCTTCGGCCCGGCGGCCTTTCTCGACGGCCACTACAGCCTCTTCGGCAAGGTCGTGACGGGCGACGACGTGCTCGCCAAGCTGACCCGCACCGCCGAAACCAGCGGCGGTCAGGAAACTCCGATTGCCGGCGCGGTGCCCGACAAGCTGCTCAGCGTCCGCATTCTCACGAAGAACAAATGA
- a CDS encoding cytochrome P450, which yields MTASSGSSAPSSGPLLAAVQGLWSGAALADPHPIYEQIRGFANADGLVRLPEWNTAFAVGHAATSAVLRSPAARSGEWDHGPSDGGKLLQHMMLFRNGIPHARLRGLVQKAFTPRVVEEQRDLVRSLLDELLSDMARAGGPVDLVAGLSGPLPGRVIMRMLGLRGADEERFLGWSASVAELLGGADRSPALLARIEADAREMRGYFRDLADELRVSPQPGLLSALAAVEDGGERLSGDELLSNAVLLLAAGHETTSNLIPGGVLALSQQPGAWAALLNHPRHPGVADELLRHVSPVQLDGRMLTEAQTVGETPLPAGTPVQLLLAAANRDPQVFPDPERLDWDRPNASRHLAFAAGPHYCLGASLARLEIAETFAALAERFPDLRVSAAPHYKANFVLRGPQELWVTLG from the coding sequence ATGACTGCTTCTTCCGGTTCTTCTGCGCCTTCTTCCGGGCCGCTGCTCGCCGCCGTGCAGGGGCTGTGGTCCGGCGCCGCGCTGGCCGACCCCCACCCCATCTACGAGCAGATTCGCGGCTTTGCCAATGCCGACGGGCTGGTTCGGCTTCCCGAGTGGAACACCGCTTTTGCCGTGGGGCACGCGGCGACGAGCGCGGTGCTGCGCTCTCCGGCGGCCCGCTCGGGGGAATGGGACCACGGCCCGAGCGACGGCGGAAAATTGCTGCAACACATGATGCTGTTTCGCAACGGCATTCCCCACGCCCGGCTGCGGGGGCTGGTGCAAAAGGCGTTCACGCCGCGCGTGGTGGAGGAACAGCGCGACCTGGTGCGCTCGCTGCTGGACGAACTGTTGAGCGATATGGCGCGCGCCGGGGGGCCGGTGGACCTGGTGGCGGGGCTGTCGGGGCCGCTACCGGGCCGGGTAATCATGCGGATGCTGGGGCTGCGCGGCGCCGACGAGGAGCGCTTTCTGGGCTGGTCGGCAAGCGTGGCCGAACTGCTCGGCGGGGCCGACCGCTCGCCCGCGCTGCTGGCCCGCATCGAGGCCGACGCCCGCGAAATGCGTGGCTACTTCCGCGACCTGGCCGACGAACTGCGCGTGTCGCCCCAGCCGGGCCTGCTCTCGGCACTGGCGGCGGTGGAAGACGGGGGCGAGCGTCTCAGCGGCGACGAACTGCTCTCCAACGCGGTGCTCTTGCTCGCGGCGGGGCACGAGACGACCTCCAACCTCATTCCGGGCGGCGTGCTGGCGCTCTCGCAGCAGCCGGGCGCCTGGGCCGCGCTGCTGAACCACCCCCGGCACCCCGGCGTGGCCGACGAACTGCTGCGGCACGTCTCCCCGGTGCAGCTCGACGGGCGAATGCTGACCGAGGCGCAGACCGTGGGCGAGACACCGCTGCCGGCAGGCACGCCCGTGCAACTGCTGCTGGCGGCGGCCAACCGCGACCCGCAGGTGTTTCCCGACCCGGAGCGGCTCGACTGGGACCGCCCAAACGCCTCCCGTCACCTCGCCTTCGCCGCCGGGCCGCACTACTGCCTGGGCGCGAGCCTCGCCCGGCTGGAAATCGCCGAGACGTTCGCTGCGCTCGCCGAGCGTTTCCCCGACCTGCGCGTGAGCGCCGCACCCCATTACAAGGCCAATTTCGTTCTGCGCGGGCCGCAGGAGCTGTGGGTGACGCTGGGCTGA
- the hemA gene encoding glutamyl-tRNA reductase has protein sequence MTLACPTAQHLLARRTVPQPAPLDFVVVGLNHQTAPVEVRERVAVRPEEEGALLGHLARHADEVLLLATCNRTEVYLAGVHGDPLAAFEGAWGHALLDHLYVYRGEAAVRHLYRVTAGLDSLVIGETQIQGQVKRAWQSARERGLSGTLMNKVVQGALAAGKRVRSHTGLSDKVVSVSSAAVELAQAALGELSQRRALILGAGETAELTLTHLRAAGVQDVLVVNRTAERARALAEKLGGRACPAEELSAALPEVDVVIASSAAPHYVVTAQNVREALAGRPGRAMFLIDISVPRILDPEIASVPGAHLYNLDDLTAVVQRNMQSRRAALPQAEAIIRELGSDLSRWYLTRETQLARQAELALACD, from the coding sequence ATGACGCTCGCGTGTCCGACTGCCCAGCACCTGCTCGCCCGGCGTACGGTGCCGCAGCCCGCACCGCTCGATTTTGTGGTGGTCGGCCTCAATCACCAGACCGCGCCAGTCGAGGTCCGCGAGCGCGTCGCCGTGCGGCCCGAGGAAGAAGGCGCGCTGCTCGGCCACCTCGCGCGCCACGCCGACGAGGTGCTGCTGCTCGCCACCTGCAACCGCACCGAGGTCTATCTCGCCGGGGTGCACGGCGACCCGCTCGCCGCCTTCGAGGGCGCCTGGGGCCACGCGCTGCTCGATCACCTCTACGTGTACCGGGGCGAGGCCGCCGTGCGGCACCTCTACCGCGTGACGGCGGGGCTCGACAGCCTCGTCATCGGCGAAACCCAGATTCAGGGACAGGTCAAACGTGCCTGGCAAAGTGCCCGCGAGCGCGGTCTGAGCGGCACCCTGATGAACAAAGTGGTGCAGGGCGCACTGGCGGCGGGCAAGCGGGTGCGCTCGCACACCGGCCTGAGCGACAAGGTGGTCAGCGTGTCGAGCGCCGCCGTGGAACTCGCGCAGGCCGCGCTCGGTGAGCTCTCGCAGCGCCGCGCCCTGATTCTGGGGGCGGGCGAAACCGCCGAGCTGACTCTGACCCACCTGCGGGCGGCAGGCGTGCAGGACGTGCTGGTGGTCAACCGCACCGCCGAGCGGGCCCGCGCCCTCGCCGAAAAACTGGGGGGCCGCGCCTGCCCCGCCGAGGAACTGTCCGCCGCGCTCCCCGAAGTCGACGTGGTCATCGCATCGAGCGCCGCGCCGCACTACGTGGTCACCGCCCAGAACGTGCGCGAGGCGCTCGCCGGGCGTCCGGGCCGCGCCATGTTCCTGATTGACATCAGCGTGCCGCGCATCCTTGACCCCGAGATTGCCAGCGTGCCCGGCGCGCACCTCTACAACCTCGACGACCTGACCGCCGTCGTGCAGCGCAATATGCAGAGCCGCCGCGCCGCGCTCCCGCAGGCCGAAGCGATCATCCGCGAACTCGGCTCGGACCTCAGCCGCTGGTATCTGACCCGTGAGACGCAGCTCGCCCGGCAAGCGGAGCTGGCCTTGGCGTGTGATTGA